A single Triticum dicoccoides isolate Atlit2015 ecotype Zavitan chromosome 2A, WEW_v2.0, whole genome shotgun sequence DNA region contains:
- the LOC119355980 gene encoding E3 ubiquitin-protein ligase EL5-like — MTFPLVCYCNAVPRPIAAVFRFLHATALAFVLILCLLGLYEFPYTPEEHAALISGPRRRPNRDGALPETMKRRLPPVEFAAHLAERSRSSTSKRPGRHEDEEEDDGGDASTCRVCLERLEPTDEVRPLGNCAHAFHRGCIDRWIDVGEATCPLCRSSLLPRQRGGLLASARARFSG; from the coding sequence ATGACCTTCCCGCTGGTGTGCTACTGCAACGCGGTGCCCCGGCCCATCGCCGCCGTGTTCAGGTTCCTCCACGCCACCGCGCTGGCCTTCGTGCTCATCCTCTGCCTCCTCGGCCTCTACGAGTTCCCCTACACCCCCGAGGAGCACGCGGCGCTCATCAGCGGCCCTCGCCGCCGTCCCAACCGGGACGGCGCGCTTCCGGAGACGATGAAGCGGCGGCTGCCCCCCGTCGAGTTCGCCGCGCACCTGGCGGAGCGGTCCCGATCGTCGACGTCTAAGAGGCCGGGTcgccacgaggacgaggaggaggacgacggcggcgacgcGAGCACGTGCAGGGTGTGCCTGGAGCGGCTGGAGCCGACGGACGAGGTGCGGCCGCTGGGCAACTGCGCCCACGCCTTCCACAGAGGCTGCATCGACCGGTGGATCGACGTCGGCGAGGCGACGTGCCCGCTGTGCCGGTCCAGCCTGCTGCCTCGTCAGCGCGGGGGGCTGCTCGCCAGTGCCAGGGCCCGGTTCAGCGGCTAG